One window of Anaerotignum faecicola genomic DNA carries:
- a CDS encoding helix-turn-helix domain-containing protein codes for MENRFIRAEDVAQELNVSKPYAYKLIRQLNEELKAKGFITIAGRVNRQYFYERLYGAGKGEM; via the coding sequence ATGGAAAACAGATTTATCCGAGCCGAAGATGTGGCTCAGGAACTAAACGTATCAAAACCTTATGCATATAAACTCATCAGACAATTAAATGAGGAATTGAAAGCAAAGGGCTTTATTACGATTGCAGGGCGTGTAAATCGCCAGTATTTTTACGAAAGGCTCTACGGAGCAGGAAAGGGGGAAATGTAA
- the guaA gene encoding glutamine-hydrolyzing GMP synthase — MNQEMILILDFGGQYNQLIARRVREHHVYCEIMPWKKSLEEIKAKNPKGIIFTGGPNSVYDDASPKVDSALFALGVPILGICYGCQLMAYTLGGKVGHAAELSEYGKAEVAFDTTSKLLKGIGANEICWMSHTDYVTELPEGFRIIGKTPTCPAAAIECEAKGFYGVQFHPEVNHTPKGSALIKNFLFEVCGCKGDWTMTNYIEDQIKKIREQVGDGKALCALSGGVDSSVVAALVSKAIGKQLTCVFVDHGLMRKNEGDEVEQIFDGYFDSHFVRANAQERFLSKLKGVTDPEQKRKIIGAEFIRVFEDEARKIGKVDYLVQGTIYPDIIESGLGDSAVIKSHHNVGGLPSVVDFEELIEPLRLLFKDEVRQMGLELGLPEYLVYRQPFPGPGLGVRVIGEVTEDKVAILQDADAIFREEIAKAGLDRDINQYFAVITDVRSVGVMGDFRTYDYTIALRGVTTTDFMTADWARIPYEVLDKVSTRIVNEVKHVNRIVYDITSKPPATIEFE, encoded by the coding sequence ATGAATCAAGAAATGATCCTCATTCTGGACTTCGGCGGTCAGTATAATCAGCTGATTGCCCGCCGTGTCAGAGAACATCATGTATACTGCGAAATCATGCCCTGGAAAAAATCCTTGGAGGAAATCAAGGCGAAAAACCCCAAGGGCATCATCTTCACAGGCGGCCCCAACAGCGTTTACGATGACGCTTCTCCTAAGGTTGATTCTGCCCTGTTTGCGCTGGGCGTGCCCATTCTGGGTATCTGCTACGGCTGTCAGCTGATGGCGTACACACTGGGCGGCAAGGTTGGACATGCTGCCGAGCTGAGTGAATACGGCAAGGCTGAGGTTGCCTTCGATACCACAAGCAAGCTGCTAAAGGGCATCGGCGCAAATGAAATTTGCTGGATGAGCCACACGGATTATGTGACAGAGCTGCCCGAAGGCTTCCGCATCATCGGGAAAACCCCTACCTGCCCCGCGGCTGCCATCGAATGTGAAGCAAAGGGCTTCTATGGCGTGCAGTTCCACCCTGAGGTAAACCATACACCCAAAGGCTCTGCATTGATTAAAAACTTCCTGTTTGAGGTCTGCGGCTGCAAGGGCGATTGGACAATGACAAACTACATCGAAGACCAGATTAAAAAAATCCGCGAGCAGGTTGGCGACGGCAAGGCTTTGTGCGCCCTCTCCGGCGGCGTAGATTCCTCCGTTGTTGCGGCTCTGGTTTCCAAGGCTATCGGTAAGCAGCTGACCTGCGTTTTCGTTGACCATGGTCTGATGCGTAAAAACGAAGGCGACGAGGTAGAGCAGATTTTTGACGGCTATTTCGATTCTCATTTCGTAAGAGCAAATGCACAGGAGCGCTTCCTTTCCAAGCTGAAGGGCGTAACCGACCCCGAACAGAAGCGTAAAATCATCGGCGCGGAATTTATCCGTGTATTTGAAGATGAAGCAAGAAAAATCGGCAAGGTAGATTATCTGGTGCAGGGAACAATTTATCCCGATATCATCGAAAGCGGTCTGGGAGATTCCGCAGTCATCAAATCCCATCATAACGTAGGCGGTCTGCCCTCCGTTGTTGATTTTGAGGAGCTGATTGAGCCCCTGCGCCTGCTGTTTAAGGATGAGGTGCGTCAGATGGGTCTGGAACTCGGTCTGCCGGAATATCTGGTATATCGCCAGCCCTTCCCCGGTCCCGGTCTGGGTGTGCGCGTGATTGGCGAGGTAACAGAGGATAAGGTTGCGATTTTGCAGGATGCGGATGCGATTTTCAGAGAGGAAATTGCAAAGGCAGGTCTGGATAGAGATATTAACCAGTATTTCGCGGTTATCACAGATGTGCGCTCCGTTGGCGTTATGGGCGACTTCCGTACCTATGATTATACCATTGCCCTGCGCGGCGTAACCACAACCGACTTCATGACTGCCGATTGGGCAAGAATCCCCTATGAGGTACTGGATAAGGTTTCTACCCGTATCGTAAATGAGGTAAAGCATGTCAATCGTATCGTGTATGATATCACCTCTAAGCCACCCGCAACGATTGAGTTTGAATAA
- a CDS encoding helix-turn-helix domain-containing protein — protein sequence MAISERIHFFRLMRGMTQKYLGTAIGFPEKSADVRLAQYETGTRKPKADLTNALAQVLDVSPQALDVPDIDSYIGLMHTLFTLEDIYGLTVSEADGEVCLKVNKDKGREAYELLKMLYAWKEQADKLSSEEINREEYDNWRYHYPEFDTTQRWAKVPSQELSDALVEAFKDHLKDK from the coding sequence ATGGCTATCAGCGAAAGAATACATTTTTTCAGACTAATGCGTGGTATGACACAAAAGTATCTCGGTACAGCAATCGGTTTTCCAGAAAAGAGTGCTGATGTGCGTTTGGCACAGTACGAAACTGGTACACGCAAACCGAAAGCAGACCTTACAAATGCATTGGCACAGGTGCTTGATGTTTCTCCACAGGCTCTTGATGTTCCTGACATAGACAGCTATATCGGTCTTATGCACACTCTGTTTACCCTTGAAGATATTTACGGTCTTACTGTCAGTGAAGCAGACGGAGAGGTATGCTTAAAGGTCAACAAGGACAAAGGCAGAGAAGCATATGAACTCCTCAAAATGCTGTATGCTTGGAAAGAACAGGCAGACAAGCTATCTTCCGAAGAAATCAACAGAGAAGAATACGATAACTGGCGTTACCATTATCCAGAGTTCGACACCACACAGCGTTGGGCAAAAGTTCCATCACAGGAATTAAGTGACGCTCTCGTGGAAGCATTCAAAGACCACTTGAAAGATAAATAA